A region of Candidatus Neomarinimicrobiota bacterium DNA encodes the following proteins:
- a CDS encoding zinc-dependent metalloprotease gives MLKKFSYNMIGLVLFLFGGIILAFCVFSNSDKEYRIYLTEDLPFIYHINQNTKDDYYIHIQQGANTWNDIPGSFFEFDYGGETGVFEVARDDTNLVYFDAGEGGNFETGTNTIAFSLTFTSESDTFRSLESDLIWNAREFPPAYNGESDFIDLQSTITHELGHHMGMGHFTEFGSPPGCGDEYPDATMAGGVAPGDINGRTLHAQDIAAAIELYPEWELWVAVNDTSGAEIPYAEIELVGATGIFTIEPESIPGPYDIMQCPGYLVGDSVLTDAMGERFLTVDDPSFQLIVNAFGYTGDTITVDFQPANDIVGPEIIQTDVVLEPKPWQRIQVSMQDSSSGSRLHGTAEFYGIGDPSPAPTSVLSLEQEKSGSVNLPPGQYDVHLVPEYPWASTWYDSVTIVPDSSYDLPVTPAQVLVISGAKSSTSDIEYTTILDTSGYRYHYWDVSVMEDSLPPSNQFWRFKRPMKLFLISETENGTYLNNEWKSYLQNNAEKIGNILLAGNDIASRLFWNTNFLDLGIQIDGSSYTNKRNMKTPVDNALTRKWGKFEYEQVSLSENASNQAVLDTLAGYPNTVALEYENDGGPGLVYHEGDSLKVVVAPFSIYEMIQFDPKWQLNSADLLQRIDQWFDISIPTAIEDDPAAEIPDGFTMMPNYPNPFNPSTTITWNLPAPSDVMIRVYNIRGQIVLQKQLGTMEPGQHKWTWDISSNQNQNLSSGIYWLELTAAKKRRIQKLMLLK, from the coding sequence ATGTTGAAAAAATTCTCTTACAATATGATCGGCCTCGTCCTGTTCCTGTTTGGCGGTATTATCCTGGCCTTTTGCGTCTTCAGTAACAGTGATAAGGAATACCGGATATACCTCACAGAGGACTTGCCGTTTATTTACCACATAAATCAGAATACCAAGGACGATTATTATATCCATATTCAGCAGGGAGCCAACACCTGGAATGACATACCCGGAAGTTTCTTTGAATTTGATTACGGCGGGGAGACCGGTGTATTTGAGGTCGCCCGAGATGATACCAATCTTGTCTATTTTGATGCAGGCGAAGGCGGAAATTTTGAAACAGGCACAAATACTATCGCATTCTCACTTACTTTTACCTCAGAGTCGGATACCTTCCGTTCCCTCGAATCTGACCTTATCTGGAACGCACGGGAATTTCCACCGGCATATAATGGTGAAAGTGATTTTATTGACCTCCAATCAACGATTACGCACGAACTAGGTCATCATATGGGAATGGGGCATTTTACCGAATTTGGCAGCCCGCCAGGATGTGGTGATGAATATCCGGATGCCACCATGGCTGGTGGGGTTGCTCCCGGAGATATAAATGGCAGAACACTTCATGCGCAGGATATTGCCGCTGCCATCGAGTTATATCCGGAGTGGGAATTATGGGTGGCTGTGAACGATACCTCCGGAGCGGAGATCCCGTATGCGGAGATTGAGCTCGTCGGAGCTACAGGGATTTTTACAATTGAACCGGAATCTATTCCTGGCCCGTATGATATTATGCAGTGCCCGGGTTACCTGGTTGGTGATTCAGTGCTGACAGATGCGATGGGTGAACGGTTTTTAACTGTGGATGATCCGTCATTTCAGCTGATTGTGAATGCCTTCGGATATACCGGTGATACCATCACCGTAGATTTCCAACCGGCCAATGATATCGTTGGACCGGAAATTATTCAGACTGATGTTGTTCTGGAACCGAAGCCATGGCAACGGATTCAGGTCAGTATGCAAGACAGCAGTTCGGGATCCCGGTTACACGGGACAGCCGAGTTCTACGGCATCGGTGATCCGTCACCGGCGCCGACTTCCGTCCTTTCACTCGAACAGGAAAAATCGGGTTCTGTCAATCTGCCTCCGGGGCAGTATGATGTCCATTTAGTGCCGGAATATCCCTGGGCATCTACCTGGTACGATTCGGTGACCATCGTGCCGGATTCTTCCTATGACTTGCCGGTGACGCCGGCACAGGTTCTGGTGATTTCGGGTGCGAAGAGCAGTACAAGTGATATAGAGTATACCACCATATTGGATACATCGGGATATAGATATCACTACTGGGATGTGAGTGTGATGGAGGATAGCCTGCCCCCATCGAATCAATTTTGGCGCTTTAAGCGGCCGATGAAGCTATTTTTAATTTCCGAGACGGAAAACGGTACCTATTTGAATAATGAATGGAAAAGTTATCTGCAAAATAATGCCGAAAAGATCGGGAATATCCTGCTCGCGGGAAACGATATTGCCAGCCGGCTGTTTTGGAATACAAATTTCCTGGACCTTGGAATACAAATAGACGGAAGCAGCTATACGAATAAACGGAATATGAAGACACCGGTGGATAATGCGTTGACGAGGAAGTGGGGTAAGTTCGAATATGAGCAGGTTTCACTGTCCGAGAACGCTTCAAATCAGGCAGTACTCGACACACTGGCAGGATACCCTAATACGGTCGCGTTAGAATATGAAAATGATGGGGGACCGGGGTTGGTATATCATGAAGGTGATAGCCTCAAGGTAGTGGTAGCGCCCTTTTCAATTTATGAGATGATTCAATTTGACCCCAAGTGGCAGCTAAACTCAGCGGATTTGCTCCAGCGAATTGATCAATGGTTTGATATCAGTATTCCAACAGCGATTGAAGATGATCCAGCTGCGGAAATTCCCGACGGGTTTACCATGATGCCCAACTACCCCAATCCGTTTAACCCGAGTACTACGATTACCTGGAATCTTCCGGCGCCTTCCGATGTCATGATCCGGGTTTACA
- a CDS encoding T9SS type A sorting domain-containing protein → MKTKLLSLTVVGVFLFSAVAFAASPKEKTLSADRSDQYHVLTPAQGEVSVQQINKKKAKNGLEIVPFKAPQESNNLMLQSSNSASTLWTLDHTDGVAEFYLGSGAAGDTFAVVFTPAAPCSVKFVETSWFTAGNYTAFAAKYSEAAKAVSPNGEVGQIARGDFDGSPIGELLAPYTPGNVPEYGMYQRMPDDIGNFQVGSDTEFTTEPFVIGFVKGGETPQPLADGDQAPITYTWFGGPWTDGQWGRYSDAVDVSMAVYVTYPWGAPIAFTVNQLPNTYNTSGPFTARFRLFDDVDEDGTAITSDDAITFYATDGTDTVEVDQASFTEYDVETSGNGWYEAEISGLDFSVGSEIAYWVDATDNQGLYASSDAKSFTVKQPSNPDADVLVIMDGGVDRSSVYFDVLDNNGIVYETWNADPGAENGIDASVINYGWNNIILFGWGAGTIPALDEEDPGYATFLDGGGNLFYSDQDYFYAHGLPETGNFSPDDFAYDYLGLGSYTNDPEDADSVFTGIDGIASAISEYSVEGGFAIWDIAGNNWSDPVDAGNGTGIFLGSNDSRNYGVQNTTDGGGTTIYLGFMAEANVDTTAEGAIVPGAAFTDLMNAVLGEFGVASPPQISNVAGNTTATYGDGPWTVSADIVDYNGDAITATLKYTIDGGTTWNDVAMSDDGNGTFSGDIPSQTDETFVSYYVEAEDAGGLVSTDPDANTPALSFWKGNADNNVLFVDDMGGYFSYFGSFWNQVLPADADVYSVPSYGMPDATVFNTSAHTTIIWAGDYAGSGSLDAGSADNALKAFLDGGGNLFFASDEWAGTYYDWPGFVTLEAGHFLYDYLGVELIESDGSMIDYVEGLSGNALTDGIPRDSLVIPLGQANYTDRTVPVGGYDGSNYTAYTGVFNNSGTYKTVFVPFIFGAIDSSNRKALIDNAMAWFADDAAATGANGLFGPEESDTYTGVKDVAGNQPMQFSLEQNYPNPFNPTTNITYTIPADGHVTLSVYNMLGQKVATLVNTHQSAGQYTVNWTAKDNSSMQLASGVYFYSIQTENYNNVKKMVLMK, encoded by the coding sequence ATGAAAACCAAGCTATTGTCGTTGACTGTGGTTGGGGTTTTCCTCTTTTCCGCGGTGGCATTTGCAGCCAGCCCGAAAGAGAAAACTCTCTCCGCTGACAGGAGCGACCAATACCATGTTTTAACCCCGGCACAGGGGGAAGTCTCTGTGCAGCAGATTAATAAGAAAAAAGCCAAAAATGGTTTGGAAATTGTACCATTTAAGGCGCCTCAGGAGTCAAACAATTTGATGCTCCAGAGTTCCAATTCCGCATCAACACTGTGGACACTGGACCACACCGACGGTGTGGCGGAATTTTATCTCGGTAGTGGTGCTGCCGGTGATACCTTTGCGGTTGTCTTTACGCCTGCCGCCCCGTGCTCTGTCAAATTTGTTGAGACGTCCTGGTTTACCGCTGGGAATTATACTGCGTTTGCCGCAAAGTATTCGGAAGCGGCAAAGGCGGTCTCACCTAATGGAGAAGTCGGACAGATCGCACGTGGTGATTTTGACGGTTCGCCTATTGGTGAGCTCCTTGCACCGTATACACCGGGTAACGTACCTGAATACGGTATGTATCAGCGTATGCCCGACGATATCGGGAACTTCCAGGTTGGAAGCGATACCGAATTTACCACCGAACCGTTTGTGATTGGATTTGTCAAAGGTGGAGAAACACCACAGCCACTGGCTGATGGCGACCAGGCACCGATTACCTATACATGGTTCGGCGGTCCCTGGACAGACGGCCAGTGGGGACGGTATTCGGATGCTGTCGACGTCAGCATGGCAGTTTACGTGACTTATCCATGGGGTGCTCCGATTGCATTTACCGTAAATCAGCTCCCGAACACATACAATACCTCCGGTCCGTTCACAGCACGGTTCAGATTATTTGATGATGTTGACGAGGATGGCACGGCGATTACCAGTGACGATGCTATCACCTTCTATGCAACTGATGGCACTGATACGGTGGAAGTTGACCAGGCCAGTTTCACTGAGTATGACGTTGAAACCAGTGGCAACGGTTGGTATGAAGCCGAAATCAGCGGGTTGGACTTCTCCGTAGGCAGTGAAATTGCCTACTGGGTAGATGCGACTGATAATCAGGGCCTGTACGCGTCAAGTGATGCGAAATCGTTTACGGTCAAACAGCCCTCGAATCCCGATGCCGATGTGCTCGTAATCATGGACGGTGGCGTTGACCGGTCCTCCGTGTATTTTGACGTGTTAGACAACAACGGTATCGTATACGAGACATGGAATGCCGATCCGGGCGCCGAAAACGGCATCGATGCTTCTGTCATCAATTACGGATGGAATAACATCATTCTCTTTGGCTGGGGTGCTGGAACTATCCCGGCACTCGATGAAGAGGATCCGGGTTATGCAACGTTCCTGGATGGTGGTGGTAATTTGTTCTATTCCGATCAGGATTATTTCTATGCCCATGGTCTACCGGAAACAGGGAATTTCTCCCCTGATGACTTTGCCTACGATTATCTCGGACTGGGCTCATATACGAATGATCCCGAAGACGCTGACAGTGTCTTTACCGGTATCGATGGAATCGCGTCAGCAATTTCAGAGTATAGTGTTGAAGGCGGTTTTGCTATCTGGGATATTGCCGGTAATAACTGGTCCGATCCTGTAGATGCAGGTAATGGAACCGGTATTTTCCTGGGGTCGAATGACTCTCGGAACTACGGTGTCCAAAATACGACCGACGGTGGCGGAACTACGATTTATCTCGGATTCATGGCGGAAGCGAACGTCGATACCACCGCTGAAGGCGCGATTGTTCCGGGTGCCGCTTTTACCGACCTGATGAATGCGGTCCTTGGTGAATTTGGTGTAGCTTCACCGCCGCAGATTAGCAATGTTGCCGGGAATACCACCGCAACCTATGGTGACGGTCCGTGGACAGTCTCTGCCGACATCGTGGATTATAACGGTGACGCGATTACCGCGACACTGAAATACACCATTGATGGCGGTACGACCTGGAACGATGTTGCCATGAGCGATGACGGTAACGGAACCTTCTCCGGAGACATTCCGTCGCAGACTGATGAAACATTTGTTTCCTATTATGTGGAAGCAGAAGATGCCGGCGGACTAGTAAGTACTGATCCGGATGCCAATACTCCGGCACTGTCGTTTTGGAAGGGTAATGCCGACAATAACGTCCTGTTTGTCGATGATATGGGCGGATACTTTAGCTATTTTGGATCCTTCTGGAACCAGGTACTACCTGCCGATGCAGACGTATACAGCGTACCGAGTTACGGTATGCCGGATGCGACTGTCTTTAACACCAGTGCCCATACCACGATAATCTGGGCAGGTGATTATGCCGGTTCGGGTTCGCTCGATGCCGGATCCGCAGACAATGCGTTGAAGGCGTTCCTGGATGGCGGTGGGAACTTGTTCTTCGCCAGTGACGAATGGGCCGGAACCTATTACGATTGGCCAGGATTTGTCACACTGGAAGCCGGGCATTTTCTGTACGATTACCTCGGCGTTGAGCTGATCGAATCAGATGGTTCGATGATTGACTATGTTGAGGGACTCAGCGGTAATGCGCTGACTGACGGAATTCCCAGAGATTCGTTGGTAATACCGCTTGGCCAGGCAAATTATACAGACAGAACAGTCCCGGTTGGCGGGTATGACGGTTCCAACTATACAGCCTATACCGGCGTATTCAATAACAGCGGAACCTACAAGACAGTCTTCGTGCCGTTTATCTTCGGTGCCATTGATTCCTCGAATCGAAAGGCGCTGATTGATAACGCCATGGCCTGGTTTGCAGATGACGCTGCTGCCACAGGCGCCAACGGTCTTTTCGGACCGGAAGAAAGCGACACCTACACGGGAGTGAAGGATGTTGCGGGTAACCAGCCTATGCAGTTCTCGCTGGAACAGAATTATCCGAATCCGTTTAATCCGACAACCAACATCACATATACCATTCCGGCTGATGGCCATGTGACTCTGAGTGTATACAATATGCTCGGTCAGAAGGTGGCTACGCTCGTAAATACCCATCAGAGCGCTGGACAGTATACGGTCAATTGGACGGCGAAAGATAACTCCAGTATGCAGCTGGCCAGTGGTGTCTATTTCTACAGTATCCAGACGGAAAACTACAATAACGTGAAAAAGATGGTACTCATGAAATAG